The following coding sequences are from one Luteimonas sp. S4-F44 window:
- a CDS encoding winged helix-turn-helix domain-containing protein, with protein MSESAAASPAHYRLDDLRIDVARQRVVRDDGQVLEVAGLSFRLLRYLLMQGTRVVGFDELIAQVWAPALVGEETVTQRVRLLRQALGDDGRRARYLRSVRGCGYQLCSPPRPDDDALRVSDVRGRTLVAAAVLALLPVIAAVGWWSWPRPAAQALSPLLQRADYYASIGQRENNARALALYRERLHEAPDDMQAALGLARAHAARLCLYGGDLADADRAQALAEHVLARQPRLAAAHAALAYAHDCRGEVAAALAGYERAVALDPDADAARASAAYLYARQGRLADALAANLAVHRPEDARFLALQIAADLDLLGYTDAAEGRYRRSFQLYPDNVFSNLAWPNFLYRHGRGAQAQAALDEALSRGTDHAGLQLLAAELALQRGDLDAARYAAQRARALKPHASLPETVAWIVAAESRPAAPALRARIAALRTGLAAGGDPLDGLDAALLASLAGDRAAALDALDAAVTAGHRDADYLRVSPLFADLRGEPGFAAVLARIDAGIARERARVRAEGRLPADAVAVTAAR; from the coding sequence GTGTCTGAGTCCGCCGCCGCGTCGCCTGCGCACTATCGTCTCGACGATCTGCGCATCGACGTGGCCCGGCAGCGGGTGGTGCGCGACGACGGCCAGGTGCTGGAGGTGGCCGGGCTCAGCTTCCGCCTGCTGCGCTACCTGCTGATGCAGGGCACGCGGGTGGTCGGCTTCGACGAATTGATCGCACAGGTCTGGGCGCCAGCGCTGGTCGGCGAGGAAACGGTCACCCAGCGCGTGCGCCTACTGCGCCAGGCGCTGGGCGACGACGGACGCCGGGCGCGTTACCTGCGCTCGGTGCGCGGCTGCGGCTATCAGCTGTGCAGCCCACCACGTCCTGACGACGACGCGCTGCGCGTGTCCGACGTCCGCGGCCGGACGCTCGTTGCCGCTGCGGTGCTGGCGCTGCTGCCGGTGATCGCTGCGGTCGGCTGGTGGTCGTGGCCGAGGCCGGCTGCGCAGGCGCTGTCGCCGCTGCTGCAGCGTGCCGACTACTACGCCAGCATCGGCCAGCGCGAGAACAACGCGCGTGCGCTCGCGCTGTACCGCGAGCGGCTGCACGAGGCCCCCGACGACATGCAGGCCGCGCTGGGCTTGGCCCGCGCCCATGCCGCGCGACTGTGCCTGTATGGCGGCGACCTCGCCGATGCCGACCGCGCGCAGGCGCTCGCCGAACACGTGCTCGCGCGCCAGCCGCGCCTGGCGGCCGCGCACGCGGCACTGGCCTATGCGCACGACTGCCGGGGCGAGGTGGCCGCGGCGCTGGCCGGCTACGAACGCGCGGTGGCCCTGGACCCCGACGCCGATGCCGCGCGGGCGTCGGCCGCCTACCTGTACGCGCGCCAGGGCCGGCTGGCCGATGCGCTGGCGGCCAACCTGGCCGTGCACCGTCCCGAGGATGCGCGGTTTCTGGCGCTGCAGATCGCCGCCGACCTCGACCTGCTCGGCTATACCGACGCGGCCGAAGGGCGCTACCGGCGCAGCTTCCAGCTCTACCCCGACAACGTGTTCTCCAATCTCGCTTGGCCGAACTTCCTGTACCGCCATGGGCGCGGCGCGCAGGCGCAGGCGGCGCTGGACGAGGCGCTGTCGCGCGGCACCGACCACGCGGGCCTGCAACTGCTGGCTGCCGAACTGGCCTTGCAGCGCGGCGATCTCGATGCCGCGCGGTATGCGGCGCAGCGTGCGCGTGCGCTCAAGCCGCATGCGAGCCTGCCGGAGACGGTCGCCTGGATCGTCGCTGCCGAGTCGCGGCCCGCGGCGCCGGCGCTGCGCGCACGCATCGCCGCGCTGCGTACGGGGCTGGCGGCCGGTGGCGATCCGCTGGACGGACTCGATGCCGCGCTGCTGGCATCGCTGGCCGGCGATCGCGCCGCGGCACTCGATGCGCTGGACGCCGCGGTCACGGCGGGCCACCGCGATGCGGACTACCTGCGCGTCTCGCCGCTGTTCGCCGACCTGCGCGGCGAGCCCGGCTTCGCCGCGGTACTGGCGCGGATCGATGCCGGCATCGCGCGCGAGCGGGCGCGCGTTCGCGCCGAAGGACGCTTGCCGGCCGACGCGGTTGCGGTCACGGCAGCGCGCTGA
- a CDS encoding serine hydrolase, with the protein MSILPRLLLLAALACPLSTAAASPPALDDGWPVADPVRLGWDAAKLAALDAAINAGAAPDTTSVLVVHRGALIHEAYFDGADRSTLHDTRSLTKSVTALLVGAAIDRGLIADVRAPVLGFFPDRRPAHPGAFKDATTVEDLLTMSAQWECDDNNTFSSGHEERMYVSADWTGFALDLPERGYAPWQTRPADSPYGRAFAYCTANSLLLGAIVERASGLALPDFARETLERPLGIAEAAWKRAPEGTGMGGGGTGYRSRDLARLGQLLADGGRWHGRRVLSAAWIDAMLQPRARTPFEADYGYQLWRFDVAAGARRWQAWTMSGNGGNAVFVIPEARLVVVVTRTHYNQPGMHTQTRALLSDYVLSALP; encoded by the coding sequence ATGTCCATCCTGCCGCGCCTGCTTCTGCTGGCCGCCCTCGCCTGTCCGCTGTCCACCGCCGCCGCATCGCCCCCGGCGCTGGACGACGGCTGGCCGGTCGCCGATCCCGTCCGTCTGGGCTGGGACGCCGCAAAGCTCGCGGCGCTCGATGCCGCGATCAACGCAGGCGCGGCGCCCGACACCACCAGCGTGCTGGTCGTCCACCGTGGCGCGTTGATCCACGAGGCCTACTTCGACGGTGCCGATCGCAGCACGCTGCACGACACCCGCTCGCTGACCAAGAGCGTGACCGCGTTGCTGGTGGGCGCGGCGATCGATCGCGGCCTGATCGCCGATGTCCGGGCCCCGGTGCTGGGCTTCTTTCCCGACCGCCGGCCGGCCCACCCCGGCGCGTTCAAGGACGCGACGACCGTCGAGGACCTGCTGACGATGAGCGCGCAGTGGGAGTGCGACGACAACAACACCTTCTCCAGTGGCCACGAGGAACGCATGTACGTGAGCGCGGACTGGACGGGCTTCGCGCTCGATCTGCCCGAGCGCGGCTACGCGCCGTGGCAGACGCGACCGGCCGACAGTCCGTACGGGCGGGCGTTCGCCTACTGCACCGCCAACAGCCTGCTGCTGGGTGCGATCGTCGAGCGCGCCAGCGGCCTGGCGCTGCCCGACTTTGCACGCGAGACGCTGGAGCGGCCGCTGGGCATCGCGGAGGCAGCCTGGAAGCGCGCGCCCGAGGGCACGGGCATGGGCGGTGGCGGCACCGGATACCGCAGCCGGGATCTTGCCCGGCTCGGCCAGTTGCTCGCCGATGGCGGACGCTGGCACGGCCGCCGCGTGCTGTCGGCGGCGTGGATCGACGCGATGCTGCAGCCGCGCGCGCGGACGCCGTTCGAGGCCGACTACGGGTATCAGCTGTGGCGCTTCGACGTCGCCGCCGGCGCGCGGCGGTGGCAGGCCTGGACGATGTCGGGCAATGGCGGCAACGCGGTCTTCGTGATCCCCGAAGCGCGCTTGGTCGTGGTCGTGACCCGGACCCACTACAACCAGCCGGGCATGCACACGCAGACCCGGGCGTTGCTGTCGGACTACGTGCTCAGCGCGCTGCCGTGA
- the oleD gene encoding 2-alkyl-3-oxoalkanoate reductase has protein sequence MQILVTGGGGFLGQALCRGLVARGHTVSSFNRGHYPELEALGVRQIRGDLADRDAVRAAAAGMDALFHNAAKAGAWGDYDSYHQANVVGTQHVLDACRAQGVGRLVYTSTPSVTHRATHPVEGGTADTVPYGEGFKAPYAATKAIAERAVLAANGPELATVALRPRLIWGPGDQQLLPRLVERARAGRLRFVGDGENRIDTTYIDNAAQAHFDAFAHLAPGAACAGRAYFISNGEPTTVRWIINALLEAAGAPPVRKTIPFRAAYAVGAMCETLWPLLRLSGEPPMTRFLAEQLSTAHWYDMAPATRDFGYQPAVSLHDGLIRLKDSLESSARHHLIAT, from the coding sequence ATGCAGATCCTGGTCACCGGCGGCGGCGGCTTTCTCGGGCAGGCCCTGTGCCGCGGCCTGGTCGCGCGCGGCCACACGGTCTCCAGCTTCAACCGCGGTCACTATCCCGAACTCGAGGCGCTGGGCGTGCGCCAGATCCGTGGCGACCTTGCCGACCGCGACGCCGTGCGCGCGGCGGCGGCCGGCATGGATGCGCTCTTCCACAACGCCGCCAAGGCCGGCGCGTGGGGCGACTACGACAGCTACCACCAGGCCAACGTCGTCGGCACCCAGCACGTGCTCGACGCCTGCCGGGCGCAGGGCGTCGGCCGGCTGGTCTACACCTCCACACCGAGCGTCACTCATCGCGCCACGCACCCGGTCGAAGGCGGCACGGCCGACACTGTGCCCTACGGCGAGGGGTTCAAGGCGCCGTACGCGGCGACCAAGGCGATCGCCGAGCGCGCCGTGCTGGCGGCCAACGGCCCGGAGCTGGCGACGGTTGCGCTGCGACCGCGGCTGATCTGGGGGCCGGGCGACCAGCAACTCCTGCCGCGCCTGGTCGAGCGGGCTCGCGCCGGCCGCCTGCGCTTCGTCGGCGATGGCGAGAACCGCATCGACACCACCTATATCGACAACGCCGCGCAGGCGCACTTCGACGCCTTCGCGCATTTGGCGCCGGGCGCGGCCTGCGCGGGCCGGGCGTACTTCATCAGCAACGGTGAGCCGACCACGGTCCGCTGGATCATCAACGCGCTGCTCGAGGCGGCCGGTGCACCGCCGGTGCGCAAGACGATCCCGTTCCGCGCGGCGTATGCGGTGGGCGCGATGTGCGAAACGCTGTGGCCGCTGTTGCGCCTGTCCGGCGAGCCGCCGATGACCCGTTTCCTCGCCGAACAGCTGAGCACCGCGCATTGGTACGACATGGCGCCAGCGACGCGGGACTTCGGCTATCAGCCCGCTGTGTCCCTTCACGACGGACTCATCCGGCTGAAAGATTCGCTGGAATCGTCGGCGCGCCATCACCTGATCGCGACCTGA
- a CDS encoding DUF1328 domain-containing protein yields MLRYAVIFLVVAIIAGVLGFSGVAGAATNIAWILFVVFLILAVISMLRGRGV; encoded by the coding sequence ATGCTCAGATATGCCGTCATCTTCCTCGTCGTCGCCATCATCGCCGGTGTTCTCGGCTTCAGCGGCGTGGCCGGTGCCGCCACCAATATCGCTTGGATCCTGTTTGTGGTGTTCCTGATCCTGGCTGTGATCTCGATGCTGCGTGGACGAGGGGTCTGA
- a CDS encoding SCP2 sterol-binding domain-containing protein, giving the protein MADLPFSPFSLLKPMAGRALETALNRAIALDADTGAALRALDGQQIALALSAPPLALTLRVDGDRLRVGPVDPEVEAHLSVRTTLAGALGQLPFLRRGDAPPIGQVRVSGDAELARRLQRMAAGFDPDWQRPFVAVLGEVVGVQVANAFAAALRQAQDVGRNLAQSAAEYVTEETRDVVPRAELDAFHDDVDGLRDDVERLAVRVARLDRGTAA; this is encoded by the coding sequence ATGGCCGACCTTCCGTTCTCTCCGTTCTCCCTGCTCAAGCCGATGGCCGGCCGCGCGCTGGAGACCGCGCTCAACCGCGCGATCGCGCTCGATGCCGACACCGGGGCGGCGCTGCGCGCGCTCGACGGCCAGCAGATCGCCCTCGCGCTGAGCGCGCCGCCGCTGGCGCTGACCCTGCGCGTGGACGGCGACCGCCTGCGCGTAGGCCCGGTCGATCCGGAGGTCGAGGCCCACCTGTCGGTGCGGACCACGCTGGCCGGCGCACTCGGCCAGCTGCCGTTTCTGCGTCGCGGCGACGCGCCGCCGATCGGCCAGGTCCGGGTCTCGGGCGATGCCGAGCTCGCGCGCCGGCTGCAGCGCATGGCCGCGGGCTTTGATCCCGACTGGCAGCGCCCGTTCGTCGCCGTGCTTGGCGAGGTCGTCGGCGTGCAGGTCGCCAACGCCTTCGCCGCGGCCCTGCGCCAGGCACAGGACGTCGGCCGCAACCTGGCCCAGAGCGCGGCCGAGTACGTAACCGAGGAAACGCGCGATGTGGTGCCGCGCGCCGAACTCGACGCCTTTCACGACGATGTCGACGGCCTGCGCGACGACGTCGAGCGGCTCGCAGTGCGAGTGGCCCGGCTCGATCGCGGGACCGCCGCATGA
- the ubiB gene encoding ubiquinone biosynthesis regulatory protein kinase UbiB codes for MKGLLRASRIGRVLLRYRLDDLLDGTPAERWLRLARPFVPRASTAIAAQSRGARLRLALQELGPIFVKFGQILSTRRDIVPPDIVDDLALLQDRVAPFDGALAQAIVERELAMPIAQAFVAFDPVPLASASIAQVHAAMLPGTDDGPPREVVVKVLRPGIEKQIAADVALLRNLAALVARTHPNADKIRPREVVAEIENTLAAELDLQREGANASVLRRFWAQSSDLYVPAPVWERTAQRVLTLERVYGIPSDDIAALDAAGIDRSALAAKGVRVFYTQVFRDNFFHADAHAGNIWVDPERTTNPRFIALDFGIMGQLSREDQYYLAENFMAIFRRDYRRIAELHVQAGWMPAHLRIDELEAAVRAVCEPYFTRPLSEISLGEVLGKLFRTAQRYELTLQPQLILLQKTLLSIEGIGRLLDPKLDIWAVARPVLERILVERYSPPRLLREFRDRLPELVTRAPEMPQLLHTWLKQQVEGRHELRMRSDDLAMLTTTMQGMQRRVVAAILGVGLLIVAAVLYALEAGGPRVVGVPVATWVAGIGGVWALLAAWPRRGRVLR; via the coding sequence ATGAAGGGCCTGCTGCGCGCCTCGCGCATCGGCCGGGTGCTGTTGCGTTACCGGCTCGACGACCTGCTCGACGGCACGCCGGCCGAGCGCTGGCTGCGGCTGGCACGGCCGTTCGTGCCACGGGCCTCGACGGCGATCGCGGCGCAGTCGCGCGGTGCCCGGCTGCGACTGGCGCTGCAGGAGCTTGGGCCCATCTTCGTCAAGTTCGGGCAGATCCTTTCGACCCGTCGCGACATCGTGCCGCCGGACATCGTCGACGATCTGGCGCTGCTGCAGGACCGGGTGGCGCCGTTCGACGGCGCATTGGCGCAGGCGATCGTCGAGCGCGAGCTGGCGATGCCGATCGCGCAGGCTTTCGTCGCCTTCGACCCGGTGCCGCTGGCCTCGGCGTCGATCGCGCAGGTGCACGCGGCGATGCTGCCCGGCACCGATGATGGCCCGCCGCGCGAGGTTGTGGTCAAGGTGCTGCGCCCGGGCATCGAAAAGCAGATTGCCGCCGACGTCGCCCTGCTGCGCAATCTCGCCGCGCTGGTCGCGCGCACCCATCCCAACGCCGACAAGATCCGCCCGCGCGAGGTCGTGGCCGAGATCGAGAACACCCTCGCCGCCGAGCTCGACCTGCAGCGCGAGGGCGCCAACGCCTCGGTGCTGCGCCGCTTCTGGGCGCAGTCGAGCGATCTCTATGTGCCGGCGCCGGTCTGGGAGCGCACCGCCCAACGCGTGCTCACGCTCGAGCGCGTCTATGGCATTCCCAGCGACGACATCGCCGCGCTCGACGCGGCGGGCATCGACCGGTCCGCGCTGGCGGCCAAGGGCGTGCGGGTGTTCTACACCCAGGTCTTCCGCGACAACTTCTTCCATGCCGACGCGCACGCGGGCAACATCTGGGTCGATCCCGAGCGCACGACCAATCCGCGCTTCATCGCGCTCGACTTCGGCATCATGGGCCAGCTCTCGCGCGAGGATCAGTACTACCTCGCCGAGAACTTCATGGCGATCTTCCGGCGCGACTATCGCCGCATCGCCGAACTGCACGTGCAGGCGGGCTGGATGCCGGCGCATCTGCGCATCGACGAGCTCGAGGCGGCGGTGCGTGCGGTGTGCGAGCCGTACTTCACCCGCCCCCTGTCGGAGATCTCGCTGGGCGAGGTGCTGGGCAAGCTGTTCCGCACCGCGCAGCGCTATGAGCTGACGCTGCAGCCGCAGCTGATCCTGCTGCAGAAGACCCTGCTGAGCATCGAAGGCATCGGCCGGCTGCTCGACCCGAAGCTCGACATCTGGGCCGTCGCCCGCCCGGTGCTCGAGCGCATCCTCGTCGAGCGCTACAGCCCGCCGCGGTTGCTGCGCGAGTTCCGCGATCGCCTGCCCGAGCTGGTCACCCGCGCGCCGGAAATGCCGCAACTACTGCACACCTGGCTCAAGCAGCAGGTCGAGGGCCGGCACGAACTGCGCATGCGCTCCGATGACCTGGCGATGCTGACCACGACGATGCAGGGCATGCAGCGGCGGGTGGTCGCAGCGATCCTCGGCGTGGGCCTGTTGATCGTCGCGGCGGTGCTCTACGCGCTCGAGGCCGGCGGCCCACGCGTCGTCGGCGTGCCGGTCGCGACCTGGGTCGCGGGTATCGGCGGTGTCTGGGCCCTGCTCGCCGCTTGGCCGCGGCGCGGGCGCGTGCTGCGCTAG
- a CDS encoding pirin family protein, producing MIDMIIPQRRHDLGGGFSVGRVLPFAKRRMIGPFVFFDHMGPVDLPAGIDRSVDVRPHPHIGLSTVSYLFSGQIMHRDSLGYAQAVKPHEVNWMTAGSGITHSERFDHARQHGDRVHGIQAWVALPDGQEEIAPAFSHHAGHDLPQWDEAGVTGHLIAGSAYGLHAGAKTLSPLFYAHLDLAPGAVAEIPGGYRERGLYVATGAVELDGARYGAGTMLVLGAAASRVRAAEQATVMVLGGEPVGERFIYWNFVSSSRERLAQAAADWTAGRMKLPDADDAEFIPLPDNTPFPAPPAMS from the coding sequence ATGATCGACATGATCATTCCCCAGCGCCGCCACGACCTGGGGGGCGGCTTCTCGGTCGGCCGGGTGCTGCCGTTCGCCAAGCGACGCATGATCGGGCCCTTCGTGTTCTTCGACCACATGGGCCCGGTCGACCTGCCCGCTGGCATCGATCGCAGCGTCGATGTCCGTCCGCATCCGCACATCGGCCTGTCGACCGTGAGCTATCTGTTCTCGGGCCAGATCATGCATCGCGACAGCCTCGGCTACGCCCAGGCGGTCAAACCGCACGAGGTCAACTGGATGACCGCCGGCAGCGGCATCACCCACAGCGAGCGGTTCGATCATGCGCGGCAGCACGGCGACCGCGTGCACGGCATCCAGGCCTGGGTGGCGTTGCCCGATGGGCAGGAGGAGATCGCGCCCGCGTTCTCGCATCACGCCGGGCACGACCTGCCGCAATGGGACGAGGCGGGCGTGACCGGTCATCTCATCGCCGGCAGCGCCTACGGGCTGCACGCGGGCGCCAAGACGCTGTCGCCGCTGTTTTACGCCCACCTCGACCTGGCCCCCGGCGCGGTCGCGGAGATTCCAGGCGGTTACCGGGAACGCGGCCTCTACGTCGCCACCGGCGCAGTCGAACTGGACGGCGCGCGCTACGGCGCCGGGACGATGCTGGTGCTGGGCGCGGCGGCATCGCGCGTGCGCGCCGCCGAGCAGGCCACGGTGATGGTGCTGGGCGGGGAGCCGGTCGGCGAGCGCTTCATCTATTGGAACTTCGTCTCGTCCTCGCGCGAGCGTCTGGCACAAGCGGCCGCGGACTGGACGGCTGGCCGGATGAAACTGCCCGACGCCGACGATGCGGAGTTCATCCCGCTTCCCGACAACACGCCGTTTCCGGCGCCACCGGCGATGTCGTAA
- a CDS encoding TatD family hydrolase: protein MTSPLIDIGANLTHDSFDRDRDAVLARARDAGVTRMIVTGASREHSPKALELARQHPGLLYATAGVHPHHAAEYTEECDAELRALHAHAEVVAVGECGLDYFRDFSPRPAQRRAFERQLQIAADLAAAGTPKPLFLHQRDAHDDFVAIMQDFEGRIGPAVVHCFTAGRRELFDCLDRDWHIGITGWLCDERRGRHLRELVPNIPAHRLMVETDAPYLLPRTLDPMPKDRRNEPAFLPHIVAELARDRNETPEATAQATTATAAAFFGLG from the coding sequence ACCCATGACAGCTTCGACCGCGACCGCGACGCCGTGCTGGCGCGCGCGCGCGATGCCGGCGTGACCCGGATGATCGTCACCGGCGCCAGCCGCGAGCACTCGCCCAAGGCGCTCGAACTCGCGCGCCAGCACCCGGGCCTGCTGTACGCGACCGCCGGCGTGCATCCGCACCATGCGGCCGAGTACACCGAGGAATGCGACGCCGAACTGCGCGCGCTGCATGCGCACGCCGAAGTGGTGGCGGTGGGCGAATGCGGGCTCGACTACTTCCGCGATTTCTCGCCACGGCCGGCGCAACGCCGCGCCTTCGAACGCCAGTTGCAGATCGCGGCCGATCTCGCCGCCGCCGGCACGCCCAAGCCGCTGTTCCTGCACCAGCGCGACGCGCACGACGACTTCGTCGCGATCATGCAGGACTTCGAGGGCCGGATCGGACCGGCAGTCGTGCACTGCTTCACCGCCGGCCGGCGCGAACTGTTCGACTGCCTCGACCGCGACTGGCACATCGGCATCACCGGCTGGCTATGCGACGAACGTCGCGGCCGTCACCTGCGCGAGCTGGTGCCCAACATCCCCGCGCATCGGCTGATGGTGGAGACCGACGCGCCGTATCTGTTGCCACGCACGCTCGATCCCATGCCCAAGGACCGTCGCAACGAGCCGGCGTTCCTGCCGCACATCGTCGCCGAGCTCGCACGCGACCGGAACGAAACGCCCGAGGCGACCGCGCAGGCGACCACGGCCACCGCGGCGGCATTCTTCGGTCTGGGCTGA